GCGGGGGATCGAGGTGTGCCGCGAGCTTTCACGCGAGTTCAACCTGCACCTTTTCCATGTTCTGCGTCCCGGGAGGTCTGTGATCCGGCGCTGCTTGCGGGGGAGCGAGGTTGGCTCAAACATGTTAAGAAATGACGGGGAGAGCGCCTCGCTGAAGGAACATGGGGACGAGTTGATGCTGATCGAAATGCAGGGAGAGTTGACGTTTACCTCCACCGAGGTGGTTGTGCGGCGGGCTGTGAATGCGGAACCCGCGCCAGACCATGTCCTGCTGGATTTTGCACACGTCGAGGCGGTTGACCTTGCCGCTGCGCGACTCCTTTCTGATCTGGCGCCAGCGCTTTCCAAGGCCGGACGCCAGCTTGTCTTCACGCGCCTGGAGCATCTTTCGACGCTGGGCAAGGTGTTGAAAAAGGCGCAAGGCGACCTGACTCAGCCCCTCTTCCGCATTGTGGAGGATGGCGATCTGGCATTGGAGTGGTGTGAAAATCAGATCCTGGACCGCTATGCCGTCCGAAATCCTTCCGACAAGCGTGTGGAGCTGCATGAGTGCGAGCTTCTCAAAGGGCTGGAGCGCAAGGCCGTGGCAGTCCTGCTGGAGGACATGAAAGAGTGTAAATTCAAGGAAGGGGAGGTCGTTGTGAAAGCGGGTGATCCGGCCGATGCTCTTTTCTTTTTGTTGAAGGGGACGGTCAGCGTCTGGATCCCTCTGCCTTCGGGAAAAAGGCGGCGCGTGGCGACCTTTTCGCCGGGAATGGTTTTTGGTGAGATGGCCGTTCTGGACCGCCTGCCGCGTTCGGCGGATGTGACTGCGGACACGAAGGTCGAATGCCTCTCTCTGACGGTGGATGCGCTGGAAAAGCTGTCAGCCAGTCGGCCGACTGTGTTGGTGACGCTACTGCGAAATCTGGCGCTGGTTATTTCGCACCGCATGCGCAAGAGCAATATTGAGCTCGGTACGCTTCACCGGTAAAAGCAGAACCTCGGGCAGTCAGCTTTCAGCGTTCGGCTTTCAGTTTTACTTCAGAATTCTACATTCTGAATTCTGCATTCGTCTCAACGTCCTTCGCGATCTTTCTGTAAAATCGCTTTCTTTGTTGTCGTGTGAGAATATTCATCCATTTAAAACTCTATTTCCTTCCCCGGTTCGGGGATGAACACATCGATGCCCGGC
The nucleotide sequence above comes from Candidatus Methylacidiphilales bacterium. Encoded proteins:
- the glsA gene encoding glutaminase A; protein product: MKIVSPIQKYLEELHARLLQDRSGEVATYIPELGKANPEWFGICVVTADGEIYTAGDTDQTFTIQSISKPFVYGVALEDNGQSEVLKKIWMEPSGEAFNAISLRPGTGQPANPMINAGAIATAALVEGKTQDQKIHRILDAFGRYAGRALKVDPDTYRSESETGFRNRAIGWLLRNFSIIGDDPTPALEAYFMQCSILANCRDLGIMAATLANGGINPLTQKRAVMGEYVEKMISVMNSCGMYDAAGEWMFNVGMPAKSGVAGGILAVLPGQLGIGVFSPRLDTHGNSVRGIEVCRELSREFNLHLFHVLRPGRSVIRRCLRGSEVGSNMLRNDGESASLKEHGDELMLIEMQGELTFTSTEVVVRRAVNAEPAPDHVLLDFAHVEAVDLAAARLLSDLAPALSKAGRQLVFTRLEHLSTLGKVLKKAQGDLTQPLFRIVEDGDLALEWCENQILDRYAVRNPSDKRVELHECELLKGLERKAVAVLLEDMKECKFKEGEVVVKAGDPADALFFLLKGTVSVWIPLPSGKRRRVATFSPGMVFGEMAVLDRLPRSADVTADTKVECLSLTVDALEKLSASRPTVLVTLLRNLALVISHRMRKSNIELGTLHR